In Trichocoleus sp. FACHB-46, a single window of DNA contains:
- a CDS encoding response regulator transcription factor: MSGTQIESGAATPTSPIRLLLVDDQPLIIQGLKTLLELESDLCVVATASNGEVAVQQVAALQPDLVLMDVRMPVMDGRAATRTICQQFPEVKVLVLSTFDDDEYISDSIRAGAKGYLLKDMPSDELVQAIRLAHRGYTQMAPGLIEKVIAIRSEAEVSEPSSPDIESLTPREQDVLRLIGDGSTNREIAEQLFIAEGTVKTHVTHLFDRLNLRNRAQLAIYANSVYRNSQMN, translated from the coding sequence GTGAGCGGAACACAGATTGAATCAGGCGCAGCAACCCCTACTTCCCCGATTCGTCTACTACTAGTGGACGATCAGCCCCTGATCATCCAGGGCTTAAAGACTCTGCTGGAGCTGGAATCTGACTTGTGCGTGGTTGCGACTGCTAGCAATGGCGAAGTCGCGGTTCAGCAGGTTGCCGCTTTGCAGCCTGACCTGGTTTTGATGGATGTGCGAATGCCTGTAATGGATGGGCGGGCTGCAACACGAACCATCTGTCAGCAGTTTCCAGAGGTAAAAGTTCTGGTGCTGAGTACGTTTGATGATGACGAGTATATCTCTGACTCCATTCGAGCGGGTGCTAAAGGTTACTTACTCAAAGATATGCCATCCGATGAGTTAGTACAGGCAATTCGGCTTGCTCACCGGGGCTACACTCAGATGGCACCAGGGTTAATAGAAAAGGTGATAGCAATCCGATCCGAAGCCGAGGTGTCAGAACCAAGCTCCCCCGACATAGAATCACTGACCCCAAGAGAACAAGATGTACTGCGATTGATTGGAGATGGCTCGACGAATCGAGAAATTGCTGAACAACTCTTTATTGCTGAAGGCACTGTGAAAACCCATGTCACTCACTTATTTGATCGCCTAAACCTGCGAAATCGTGCCCAGCTTGCAATCTACGCTAACTCCGTTTATCGAAACTCCCAAATGAATTGA
- a CDS encoding YciI family protein: protein MKVMVFVKATKDSETGVMPSEQLLAEMGQYNEELAKAGILLAGEGLHPSSKGVRVKFSGTERTVTQGPFTPAQELVAGYWLWQVDSMEEAIAWVKRCPNPMSGESDIEIRPVFEAEDFGEVLTPELREQEDRIRAQIETRQQE from the coding sequence ATGAAAGTCATGGTCTTTGTCAAAGCAACCAAAGACTCCGAAACTGGAGTCATGCCGAGCGAACAGCTTTTGGCTGAAATGGGGCAGTACAACGAAGAATTAGCCAAGGCAGGTATCTTGCTCGCCGGTGAGGGGCTTCATCCTAGCTCAAAAGGGGTGCGGGTGAAGTTTTCAGGTACGGAACGCACCGTCACCCAGGGACCATTCACTCCGGCGCAGGAGCTAGTTGCAGGGTATTGGCTGTGGCAGGTGGACTCAATGGAAGAGGCGATCGCTTGGGTGAAACGCTGCCCCAACCCAATGTCAGGAGAATCTGATATTGAAATCCGTCCCGTATTCGAGGCAGAGGATTTTGGTGAAGTCCTGACCCCCGAATTAAGGGAGCAGGAAGACCGCATTCGTGCCCAGATTGAAACGCGACAGCAAGAGTAA
- a CDS encoding YciI family protein, translating into MKYMLLIYMDENALSETEREHCYAESAQLAQELHTKGQFVATAPLHPVATATSIRVRDGKSLITDGPFAETHEQLGGFFLIDAQDLDEAIAIASRIPGAKVGTVEIRPVIEVAGLPAQS; encoded by the coding sequence ATGAAATACATGCTGCTGATCTACATGGATGAAAACGCCTTGAGCGAAACCGAGCGGGAGCATTGCTATGCAGAATCTGCTCAACTCGCCCAAGAACTGCATACCAAAGGACAATTTGTGGCAACTGCTCCACTTCACCCTGTCGCCACAGCAACTAGTATCCGTGTCCGTGACGGCAAATCACTGATAACGGATGGACCGTTTGCGGAAACCCATGAACAATTGGGTGGTTTTTTTCTGATTGATGCTCAAGATCTCGATGAGGCCATTGCGATCGCCTCTCGAATCCCAGGTGCAAAAGTTGGCACCGTCGAAATTCGTCCTGTCATTGAAGTTGCGGGACTACCAGCACAGTCATGA
- a CDS encoding RNA polymerase sigma factor — protein sequence MASNAKSDVAQAIADTYRTEWGRIVAILIRLVGDFDVAEEAAQEAFTAAVNQWQAGGIPDLPRAWIIRTARYKAIDRLRRRTRLTEKLEWYAASGLIPSSEAPTYDSGEISDDRLRLIFTCCHPALAIESQVALTLRMLGGLETDEIARAFLVPTATMAQRLVRAKRKIRDAGIPYKVPDTTAVSARIEAVLTVIYLIFNEGYAATKGETIVRADLCTEAIRLGQLVRTLMAPQPPSEVTALVALMLLHDSRRDARLDEAGDLILLEDQDRNRWNHPQIAEALPLVKEALRGGTGVYALQAAIAALHCQAARAEETDWAQIVQLYNLLERLQPSAIVSLNRAVAIAMADSPQTALELIDKLATELDSYHLFHATHADLLRRIGALQKAAQSYRRALELVTNDSERRFLERRRREVQP from the coding sequence ATGGCTTCAAACGCAAAATCGGATGTTGCTCAGGCGATCGCTGACACGTACCGCACTGAATGGGGGCGGATTGTTGCCATCCTGATTCGGCTGGTGGGAGATTTTGATGTGGCTGAGGAAGCAGCACAAGAGGCGTTTACAGCGGCGGTGAATCAGTGGCAAGCTGGCGGGATTCCTGATCTCCCCCGCGCCTGGATCATCCGAACTGCACGTTACAAAGCGATCGATCGCCTGCGACGACGGACACGACTCACCGAAAAACTGGAGTGGTATGCAGCATCTGGGTTAATTCCATCGAGCGAGGCGCCAACCTACGACTCTGGTGAAATTTCAGACGATCGCTTGCGGCTGATCTTTACCTGCTGCCACCCCGCACTGGCGATCGAGTCGCAGGTCGCTCTAACGCTGCGAATGTTAGGTGGACTAGAAACCGACGAAATTGCCCGCGCCTTTCTCGTTCCTACAGCAACAATGGCACAACGGTTGGTACGTGCCAAGCGCAAGATTCGGGATGCGGGAATTCCCTACAAAGTACCCGACACAACCGCTGTTTCTGCCCGAATCGAGGCAGTGCTGACGGTGATTTATCTCATCTTTAACGAAGGTTATGCGGCGACCAAAGGCGAGACAATCGTGAGAGCTGACCTCTGCACCGAAGCCATTCGGCTAGGACAACTAGTGCGAACGTTGATGGCACCCCAACCGCCTTCAGAAGTCACGGCACTAGTGGCGCTGATGTTACTGCATGACTCGCGGCGGGATGCCCGTCTGGATGAGGCAGGCGATCTCATTCTGCTCGAAGACCAGGATCGCAATCGTTGGAATCACCCACAAATTGCTGAGGCGTTGCCATTAGTAAAAGAGGCACTGCGCGGCGGAACGGGTGTTTATGCTCTGCAAGCGGCGATCGCCGCCCTCCACTGTCAGGCAGCACGAGCCGAAGAAACAGATTGGGCGCAAATCGTACAACTCTATAACCTTCTGGAACGCTTACAGCCTTCAGCGATCGTGTCACTCAATCGGGCCGTGGCGATCGCGATGGCAGACAGTCCTCAAACAGCACTTGAACTCATTGATAAACTTGCCACAGAACTCGACAGCTATCATCTGTTCCACGCTACCCATGCGGATTTATTACGGCGGATCGGAGCGCTCCAGAAGGCAGCCCAGAGCTACAGGCGAGCACTGGAATTGGTTACAAATGACAGCGAGCGCCGCTTCCTGGAGCGTCGGCGGCGCGAAGTGCAGCCCTAA
- a CDS encoding sensor histidine kinase: MIALQRSLKPQLNPFRFLLYAEWVMIATCFSFAIMESFGENQVPVQHVLVLAVLSVMAAILPGGKLSYKLLYVGIEIGLIFYGATLGYLHVLPTLYLIVLIQSCFLFKPLMRWIVAGLSFLLFLVHQVRYVQNITLLVEPSDRHLFWMHLIAETLMFGLGLFFVLKLVSTLLSERQAKEALAAAHEQLRQYALQIEELAALQERNHIAREIHDSLGHTLTAQNIQLQTAAKLWQRDPDQAHTFLQQAQQLAATAMQEVRRSVRALREDAEAPPLEEAIAHLAKDFQQGTGVAVSASVKGQTIICPRMSKTLHRIVQEALTNIKKHAQATQVNIQLSTTATDVNLVIEDNGQGFDPNQRSNGFGLQGMQERVAAINGTLHLETKPENGCRIIVKLPLQNHPERHERHPGERIEISP, translated from the coding sequence ATGATTGCTCTCCAACGATCGCTCAAACCCCAACTGAATCCTTTCCGGTTTCTGCTTTATGCAGAATGGGTAATGATTGCTACCTGCTTCTCTTTTGCCATCATGGAGTCTTTTGGGGAGAATCAAGTACCTGTTCAACACGTTCTCGTCCTTGCGGTCCTAAGCGTGATGGCAGCAATTTTGCCCGGTGGTAAACTGTCTTACAAATTGCTCTATGTAGGTATCGAAATTGGCTTGATTTTCTATGGAGCAACGCTGGGTTACCTGCATGTATTACCAACGCTGTATCTAATCGTTCTAATTCAAAGTTGTTTTCTATTTAAGCCACTCATGCGATGGATAGTGGCGGGATTGAGTTTTTTGCTGTTTCTGGTGCATCAGGTGCGCTATGTCCAAAACATTACCTTACTCGTAGAGCCCAGCGATCGCCATCTGTTCTGGATGCATCTGATTGCCGAAACATTGATGTTTGGGTTGGGTTTGTTCTTTGTATTGAAATTAGTCAGCACTTTACTTTCAGAGCGACAGGCCAAGGAAGCATTGGCAGCAGCGCATGAACAGTTGAGACAATATGCGTTGCAGATTGAAGAGTTAGCAGCGTTACAGGAACGAAACCATATTGCCCGCGAAATTCATGACTCGCTGGGACATACACTGACGGCACAGAATATTCAACTACAAACTGCTGCCAAACTCTGGCAACGCGATCCAGATCAGGCCCATACATTTTTGCAACAGGCACAGCAGTTGGCAGCCACAGCAATGCAGGAGGTCAGGCGATCGGTTAGAGCCTTGCGCGAGGATGCAGAAGCACCACCCTTGGAGGAGGCGATCGCTCACTTAGCAAAAGATTTTCAACAGGGTACGGGTGTTGCGGTCTCAGCCTCAGTCAAGGGGCAAACCATCATCTGTCCTAGAATGAGCAAGACGCTCCATCGGATTGTGCAGGAAGCGTTAACCAACATTAAAAAACATGCCCAAGCGACCCAAGTCAACATTCAACTGAGTACCACTGCGACCGATGTGAATTTAGTGATTGAAGATAATGGCCAGGGATTTGATCCAAACCAACGAAGCAACGGATTTGGATTGCAGGGAATGCAAGAACGAGTCGCAGCCATTAACGGGACTCTGCACCTAGAAACAAAACCAGAAAACGGATGTCGCATTATCGTTAAACTTCCTTTGCAAAATCATCCTGAACGGCACGAGAGGCATCCCGGTGAGAGAATAGAAATTTCACCCTAA
- a CDS encoding VOC family protein — translation MQNNPNITPCLWFDDQAEAAAQFYTSVFRNSTIIHISRYGEAGQQIHGKTAGTVMTVSFELDGQPFTALNGGPTFKFNEAISFQVFCDTQEEVDDYWQKLSAGGDETAQQCGWLKDKYGVSWQIIPRILIELLNHPDAATSQNVTTAMLQMKKIEIDELKRVAASSRSAHP, via the coding sequence ATGCAAAACAATCCCAACATCACTCCCTGTTTATGGTTTGATGATCAAGCTGAAGCAGCCGCTCAGTTTTATACATCGGTTTTTCGCAATTCCACGATCATCCACATCAGCCGATACGGAGAAGCTGGACAGCAAATTCACGGAAAAACAGCCGGAACCGTCATGACCGTCAGCTTTGAACTCGATGGTCAACCGTTCACAGCACTCAACGGAGGTCCGACCTTCAAATTTAACGAGGCGATCTCCTTCCAGGTCTTTTGCGATACCCAGGAAGAAGTGGACGATTACTGGCAAAAACTGTCTGCGGGTGGAGATGAAACTGCACAACAATGCGGCTGGCTCAAGGACAAATACGGCGTCTCCTGGCAAATTATTCCTCGCATTCTGATTGAGTTGCTCAATCACCCCGATGCGGCAACCTCTCAAAACGTGACCACTGCCATGCTGCAAATGAAGAAGATTGAGATTGATGAACTCAAGCGTGTCGCAGCGAGTTCGCGATCGGCACACCCTTAG
- a CDS encoding VOC family protein: MQLNSYLMFDGNCEAAFKLYEQCLGGKITMMMTHKEAPSADNVSLEWHDKIMHACLELKDRLLMGSDCPPGYFEPPQGFYVQVSVPDPDEAERIFYALAENGKVKMAIAQTFWSARFGMLIDQFGTPWMVNCEQVV, from the coding sequence ATGCAACTCAATTCTTACCTGATGTTCGACGGCAACTGTGAGGCAGCGTTCAAGTTGTATGAGCAATGTCTCGGGGGCAAAATCACCATGATGATGACGCATAAAGAGGCACCCTCCGCAGACAATGTTTCACTGGAGTGGCATGACAAAATCATGCACGCCTGTCTTGAACTGAAAGATCGCCTCCTCATGGGATCTGACTGCCCACCGGGATATTTTGAACCCCCTCAAGGCTTTTATGTGCAGGTGAGTGTACCCGACCCAGACGAGGCAGAACGGATTTTTTACGCTCTGGCAGAAAACGGCAAAGTGAAAATGGCGATCGCTCAAACCTTTTGGTCTGCCCGTTTTGGCATGTTGATTGATCAGTTCGGGACACCGTGGATGGTCAACTGCGAGCAGGTCGTTTGA
- a CDS encoding VOC family protein → MSTQIFVNLPVKDLQQSIEFFTQLGFQFNPQFTDETATCMIVSENIFVMLLTHEKFQTFTPNPICDATKSTEVLTCLSMESREKVDDMVRNAIAAGGTTYNEPQDHGFMYAHGFQDLDGHIWELVYMESSAVDRVESAQK, encoded by the coding sequence ATGAGTACTCAAATTTTCGTCAATCTACCCGTCAAAGATCTCCAACAATCAATCGAGTTTTTTACGCAACTTGGTTTCCAGTTCAATCCTCAATTTACCGATGAAACAGCTACCTGCATGATTGTCTCTGAGAACATCTTTGTGATGCTCTTGACCCATGAGAAGTTCCAGACATTCACCCCAAATCCGATTTGTGATGCGACCAAAAGTACCGAAGTGTTGACTTGCTTATCAATGGAGAGCCGAGAAAAAGTGGATGACATGGTTCGTAATGCGATCGCCGCAGGTGGCACAACTTACAACGAACCTCAAGACCACGGGTTTATGTATGCACATGGATTTCAAGATTTAGATGGTCACATTTGGGAGCTGGTGTAC
- the ilvD gene encoding dihydroxy-acid dehydratase, protein MPTYRSRTSTQGRNMAGARALWRATGMQSEDFEKPIIAVANSFTQFVPGHVHLKDLGQLVCREIEAAGGVAKEFNTIAVDDGIAMGHDGMLYSLPSREIIADSVEYMVNAHCADALVCISNCDKITPGMLMAALRLNIPAVFVSGGPMEAGKTKLAEHKLDLVDAMVAAANDKLSDEVVEEYERSACPTCGSCSGMFTANSMNCLTEAIGLSLPGNGTVLATHFDRKDLFLNAARTIVSITRRYYEQNDESVLPRAIASFQAFENAMMLDIAMGGSTNTILHLLAAAQEAGVNFTMTDIDRLSRQVPQLCKVAPNTPQYHVEDVHRAGGIPGILGELDRAGLLHTDVPTVHSPTLKEALDRWDVMRNGDEAIHTFFKAGPAGIPTQQAFSQSTRWPSLDLDRENGCIRSNEHAYSSEGGLGVLYGNLAERGCIVKTAGVDESILVFEGKARIYESQDAAVKGILSDEVEAGDVVIIRYEGPRGGPGMQEMLYPTSYLKSKGLGKACALLTDGRFSGGTSGLSIGHVSPEAAAGGTIALVQDGDRILIDIPNRSIQVDLSVEELAARRAAMEAKGKDAWKPAQARQRRVTAALKAYALLATSADQGAVRNLELLE, encoded by the coding sequence ATGCCGACGTATCGATCTAGAACCTCCACTCAGGGACGCAATATGGCCGGTGCCCGTGCGCTTTGGCGCGCCACTGGAATGCAGAGCGAGGATTTCGAGAAGCCCATTATTGCCGTCGCTAACTCCTTTACCCAATTCGTGCCAGGGCATGTTCACCTGAAGGATCTCGGTCAGTTGGTGTGCCGTGAAATTGAAGCGGCGGGTGGAGTTGCCAAAGAATTCAACACGATTGCTGTAGACGATGGCATCGCTATGGGGCATGACGGCATGCTGTACAGCTTGCCCTCGCGAGAGATCATCGCGGATTCGGTCGAGTACATGGTGAATGCCCATTGTGCAGATGCGCTGGTTTGCATTTCCAACTGCGACAAGATCACTCCCGGCATGTTGATGGCTGCCCTGCGTCTTAATATTCCTGCTGTATTCGTCTCTGGGGGACCGATGGAAGCGGGTAAGACTAAGCTCGCGGAACACAAGCTAGATTTGGTGGATGCGATGGTGGCCGCCGCCAACGACAAACTCAGTGACGAGGTGGTCGAGGAGTATGAGCGTTCTGCCTGCCCAACGTGTGGCTCGTGCTCTGGGATGTTCACCGCCAACTCTATGAATTGCCTCACCGAGGCGATCGGTCTTTCCTTGCCCGGAAACGGCACGGTACTAGCGACCCATTTCGACCGCAAGGATCTGTTCCTCAACGCGGCGAGAACGATTGTAAGTATCACTCGTCGCTACTACGAGCAAAACGACGAATCGGTGCTACCACGAGCGATCGCCAGCTTCCAGGCGTTTGAGAATGCCATGATGCTAGATATCGCCATGGGTGGTTCGACCAACACGATTCTGCACCTGCTGGCGGCTGCCCAGGAAGCGGGTGTCAACTTCACCATGACCGACATCGATCGCCTCTCGCGTCAGGTGCCGCAACTCTGTAAGGTCGCTCCGAACACGCCCCAGTATCATGTGGAGGATGTGCATCGGGCGGGTGGTATCCCAGGGATTCTCGGTGAACTGGATCGAGCGGGTCTGCTTCACACCGATGTGCCGACCGTTCATAGTCCAACCCTCAAGGAAGCCCTCGATCGCTGGGATGTGATGCGCAATGGTGACGAAGCGATTCATACCTTCTTCAAGGCGGGTCCGGCGGGAATTCCAACTCAGCAAGCATTCAGTCAATCGACGCGTTGGCCTTCCCTTGACCTGGATCGGGAGAACGGCTGTATCCGCAGCAACGAACATGCCTACAGCAGCGAGGGTGGCCTAGGGGTGCTCTACGGTAACCTGGCCGAGCGCGGTTGTATTGTGAAGACGGCAGGGGTGGACGAAAGCATTCTGGTGTTCGAAGGCAAGGCACGCATTTATGAAAGTCAGGATGCCGCCGTCAAAGGAATTCTCAGCGATGAAGTGGAAGCAGGGGATGTAGTGATCATTCGCTATGAAGGTCCGCGCGGAGGTCCTGGGATGCAGGAAATGCTCTACCCCACGAGTTACCTAAAATCAAAGGGACTAGGTAAGGCTTGTGCCTTATTGACCGACGGTCGCTTCTCCGGTGGGACTTCGGGTCTCTCAATTGGTCACGTTTCTCCAGAGGCGGCAGCAGGCGGCACCATTGCTCTGGTACAAGACGGCGATCGCATTCTGATTGACATCCCCAATCGCAGCATCCAGGTCGATTTGTCGGTAGAGGAACTAGCCGCCCGCCGAGCAGCAATGGAGGCAAAAGGGAAAGATGCCTGGAAGCCCGCACAAGCTAGGCAGCGACGGGTGACAGCAGCACTCAAGGCTTATGCCCTACTGGCAACTAGCGCGGATCAAGGCGCAGTCCGAAACCTGGAATTACTTGAGTAG
- a CDS encoding VOC family protein encodes MDNNPSILSHVSIGTNDFERAIAFYDAVLPTLGCKRLMEHPGAVAYGKQYPEFWVGIPFDGQGATVGNGTHIGFIAPTKEAVHAFYEAALAAGAKDDGAPGGRPDYSEPYYGCFVRDPDGHKIEAAFWDEQLEPEVT; translated from the coding sequence ATGGATAACAATCCCAGCATCCTCTCACACGTCTCCATCGGCACTAACGATTTTGAACGAGCGATCGCCTTCTATGACGCTGTGTTGCCAACGTTGGGCTGCAAGCGGTTGATGGAGCATCCGGGGGCAGTTGCCTATGGCAAACAGTATCCCGAATTTTGGGTAGGAATTCCATTCGACGGGCAGGGTGCAACCGTTGGCAATGGCACCCACATTGGCTTTATTGCTCCTACCAAAGAAGCTGTCCACGCCTTCTACGAGGCAGCACTCGCAGCAGGAGCCAAAGACGATGGTGCCCCTGGTGGCAGACCCGACTATAGTGAGCCGTATTACGGCTGCTTTGTGCGTGATCCGGATGGACATAAGATAGAAGCCGCCTTCTGGGATGAGCAGCTTGAGCCCGAGGTCACTTGA